gctggctttgttttcagaccTGGAAGCTAAGTCTCTCCTGTCTTGTTTCAGCTCTTGATGAAGGAGATATTGCCTTGCTGAAAACATACGTAAGTAACGCACACATGTGGGAGTGCTAAAGACACAAAGCAGTTCCTGTGGGGAGTACAGTGCAGGAGTGGAGGGGTGTCCACTTAGCAGGCAGAGAGTAACTCTGCTTCTCCTAGTGCTTTTCTCTCCTGCCAAAATCTTCCCTCCCTTTTCACCTTGCAATGAGATGCAGCCTGCAACACTAAAAATAATCCTGGGTTTGTTAACTTGGAAGTAATTAagtgtttgtttctctgtttttgttttgtatctCATCGTTGATTGCCATGGGGGTCTAACAGCCAAGGCTTGACTAGGGCTTTTTCACTGGCCAGTTTTCTTGGTTtatacaaaaaattattttaagaccCCCCCTCCTGCCACCAAATTGACTTGTTTTTAGCTATCATGTTAAAAGAACATAATGTTGGGAGGCACTTTTCACAGACAATAAGGCTTAAAATGCCAATCTACCCTTTGCACTGGGAAGTACAGGTCTTGAAAGATGGAACTTGCAGCTTAAGTATGTTTGACAGAAGTCTGAATTTTGTTGACACCAAGACTCCTTTACAAAGCTCTGAAACACAGCTGGTACCCACTGcagcttctttttttgttgtcaGTGGTCTACAAAGGAGATATTGTACAACTAATCCAGGTCTGAATCTGCCTATGTTAGGCAGATCTAGAtcaaaaaaagtattttatcaCAAGCAAGAATTCTGATTTGGTTCCTGGTCCTTCTGCTGTCCTCTGTGGATGATGGAAAGGTTAGGTGAGGCAGTTAAAGCACTTGTACAGATGGTTTTCAGAAAGAATATTCCAAATTCTCTGTATATATGATTTTACTAAGACTTTTTTAAACTATAGGAGAAAGAGCTTGAAAAAGTAAGGCTGAAcaggtttaaaagaaaaacaaattattcaAGTTTAAAAACGTGGAAAATTTCCACCTTCCCAGATGGTCAGTTGTGTGTGGCTGCTCTTCACTTTTTTAAGCAGAAATATTGTTACTGGAAGTGAAGTCTGTCTTTTTTGGCCGTCATCAATGGTTGGCTGTTGTACCAAGACAGTCTGTTGAACATCTTGATGGGCAGCAGCTCTTGTCATTTTTTCCTAAACATGAGATAATTTGACTTATGAAACCCACATGATACTCCTTTTCCAGGGCCAGAGCACGTACTCAAGGCAGATCAAGCAAGTAGAAGATGATATTCAACAACTGCTTAAGAAAATCAATGAGCTCACTGGTATGTTTTTGTCATAGAAAGCTTTCAACAGAGGAGCCACAGATACCAAAACAAGTGTTGTAAGAAGCTGATTTTGGACAACTTCTGCATTGTTTTTTAGTTGTTATTTTTCTCAAAAGAATACAGTTCTTTATTTGGTAGCGTGAGATTTTTGCTTGttaggatgatttttttttttcaactgggCAGGGCTAATCTGTACATCCGATTTTGTAATTTTGTACTTTAACACATTTTCAatcaaaactttattttttatataaaatggTGGCATGAAACAAATGCCCCTTTCTGACACCAGATAATGAAGTACGGATAACAATAACAGTTAATCTGTttcctaatttttctttcactgatgTACCTTTTTTTGCTCAGTTGCTAATCCTGCAGTGGCTCTCAGTTCTGCCAAGAAGACCAAAATTTCTCTTGTAAAATAATCTTGATTCTTTTAAATACATAATGGAGATGGTACTTGTTATAGGCATGTTTTGGAAGATTTATGGGGTTTTTCATCTGTGTGAATCCCTTCATTTCTGATACTTTGCACTGGAGCTCAGTGAAAACACTCGAGAGTTTCACTCCTTTAGTGAAATGTAGATATCCACTATCAATGCTCTGTCCTGCTGTAATCATCCCCACACTGCAAAATTGCCTGGGAGGGTGGCCAGGCTGGGATTTGAATGTTCAGCTGGCACAGTCATGTAGGCTCTTTCCTTAGGAAACTTGTTTTTTAGGAAATCCATCAAAGATACGTGTGTGTGTTGTTTTGGAGGTCTCTCAAAAAGCTTCCTGCAGGGTTATCTCAAAGGTTTTGGTGTGGGAAGGATGGCTGACATCCCAGTTAGCTGTTTCCTCCTCAGCTTGTTTGTGCTGCATGCAGGAATCAAGGAATCCGACACCGGCTTGGCTCCTCCTGCCCTTTGGGATCTGGCTGCAGATAAACAAACTCTCCAAAGTGAGCAACCATTGCAAGTTGCAAGGTAGGAGCACTCTTACCCTTCCAGCAGAGCTCCATAGTGTTAAAAATCTGATTTATAGCTTACGTGTGGACTTCTTTTAAAACACAAAGTCCATGTTGTGCATATTGAAAGTGCTTTTTACCACTGAATCATAAAGGAACTGTGATTATGTGTGATGTATTTCCTACTTGTACTTATTTCTGCAGTTGTTGGTGCTGTAACAGTGTAATCACAAGTACAACAGGTATTCTGGTGTATTTGGAAAATGTGACTGTTGATGCTTATGCTTAGCAAACAGTTTGTGTGCAGTTTGTCAGGTGCAATTGTGTTTGTGTGTTAGGTGCACAAAGATTATCAATGCAGACTCTGAGGATCCCAAGTACATTATCAATGTCAAGCAATTTGCCAAGTTCGTGGTGGATCTCAGTGACCAGGTGGCACCTACTGACATAGAAGAAGGCATGAGAGTTGGGTATGCAAAATCTCTCTGTTCTTGTGAGTCTTCTTACAGACTGAAGCTTTCTCTGAGTTATCTCATGTTGTAGTTGGACAGGTCAACAAGCCTTCATTTCTAGTTTTTGCAGTGGTTGAAATTACACCACTACTGTCTTTTGGATGACAGAAACTCACCTGCATGCTCTGCTGGAATCTTGTTTTGATGTTATTTTGACAAAAATTGGCAAAACCCATGTGTTAATGGACAGAAACCTTTCAGTTCAGGCCCTGGTAGCCCCAGCTTTCAGGGAGCCTGTGTAGGCTCTTTCTTTGGCACTTTGAGGTTAACTCAAAGCAGCCGGGAAATGTTCACTGAGGACGTAAAACCTGTTACTTTAAGAGTCAATATTTTGCCTGTTTGCTCTGTGggatattttgaaatttaattttcaaaatactttggAATTAATAGTTTTGGAAACCTTTaacattttctgcagaaagaaTTCCAGTATCTAGCCCACCTGACTATTAGCtttcagggctgggctgtcttGATGCCAGAGAAAAGAACAGTTCAAGAATTCAGCTTCTCATTTACAGAGTTGTTTCAACATAACACTTTACTTAACCAGTGTTAAAATAATAGTCTTTATGCTTCATCACCAGGGTGGACAGAAACAAGTACCAAATCCATATCCCCTTGCCTCCAAAGATTGATCCCACAGTCACCATGATGCAAGTGAGAGTTGCTTTTACTTACTTTGACGTGGCTTTATCTTGGAATTGTGATTCCTTTCGCTGGATTTTGTGGTGGGCTGTTGAAAGCCCGTAGAGATTTGCAGCAGCAGGCTGGTAACTGCTCACTCACCTCTTTTTTGTGCAGGTAGAAGAAAAACCTGATGTCACTTACAGTGATGTTGGTGGCTGTAAAGAGCAGATTGAAAAGCTGAGAGAGGTGGTTGAAACCCCTCTGCTTCATGTAAGTAACCTCCAGATTGAAGCTTCTGTTATTTTGGAAGTATTCTGATCATCTGTGAGCATctgaaaaagcaagaaaagacaATGTTACTGAGTGTGAACAGTTTAATGAAAAGAAGTCAGGTTTTACCAAGTGAAATCCAGCCCAGCCTTGTTTACATTGCTCTTCATTAATGATTTCCTTGATTTGCATATATGCTTTGATGCACATAATCTTTAATTTGTACATAACCTTGCCTTCTGGCTCCCTTTCTTACAGCCTGAAAGATTTGTGAACCTTGGAATTGAGCCCCCCAAAGGAGTGCTTTTGTTTGGGCCACCTGGCACAGGCAAAACCCTCTGTGCCCGTGCAGTGGCTAACAGGACTGATGCCTGCTTCATCAGAGTGATTGGATCTGAGCTGGTGCAGAAATATGTGGGAGAGGTAAGAGCAAGTTACCTGATGGACTGTGGAGGGGTTTGGAGATTTCCCTTGTGGGTACCAGACACCACAGTGGGGGCGAGGGATGGATGTACTTGAAAGCTGCAGGTGCAGGGGGTAGGAGCTATCAGACAAATCACTGCAGGTCAGGCAGTGGTGACATGACCTCAGCTTTGCTGTCACTTATGAGAGGGATTTTGCAGTACAGAGTTCAGTCTGCAGTACAGGAGGATTCCGGAATTAGGATTCTGCTCCCAACTCTGCCACTTATTTTTCAGTTGGCCCTGAGGTAAATTACTTCATCTGTACTTCTCAGTTTAAGAGCAgtaatttttctctcctttataAATTACTTTAAGCTTTATATTTGTCCCATTATATATATGAACAAATAAAGAGTGTTTTTGCATTGGAAACTTAGAAGTAGTTGGAAGCATGAAAAGTTTGATTTTGATAGTTTTCCTTTAATGTGCCTAAAATCTCTaacaaaatcttaattttttttttttttttgctttcagggAGCTCGAATGGTTCGTGAACTGTTTGAAATGGCCAGAACTAAAAAAGCTTGCCTTATATTCTTTGATGAGATTGATGCCATTGGAGGTATGTTTGTAATAGCTACAGTTCTAATCTCATGTGAGAGCTTCCAGGTTTTCTTGTAGTTCTGTATCTGGATTGATGCGTTGCAAGAAAAGTGCTTGTAAATACTGAGTTAGCAAAACTACTCCCGGCACACCCTGTGTCCAGGAAGCTGTCAGGAAGTGGTTTATATAGCGCAGATGGGAAGCCATTTTTGCACATTTGGAACACCCAGATTATTCAAACTTTAGTGAAGAACCTCTGTATTTTGTTTGCAAAAAAGTACTGTTAACTTAAACCCCCTTCAGCTTCTGGACTCCACCCAATGTCCTTGTTACTTCCtgaacattattattttttctcaaaagGAAAGTCCTTTAGAAGTAGAACAGTTCTTACATAGATAGGGAAGAAGGATGATTTTGGTTGAGGGAAgggcaaaacaaacaaaactacatGGGTAAATTCCAGCAGCTTGGCCAGTTGTTAGGTAGGGAGATAGAGGCCCTTTTGTACTCAGGACCTTTTTAACTCATCACAAATACTTGTAtgcactttaaaataattttcccaggTGTCCTGTGTTGCAGCCACTGTGACACCTCTGTGTCCATGGCTTGGAGCTGCCTCTCCCTCTGTGAAACTCGTGTATCTCCTCTCCAGGTGCTCGTTTTGATGACGGAGCTGGGGGTGACAACGAGGTGCAGCGCACCATGCTGGAGCTCATCAACCAGCTGGATGGGTTTGACCCCCGGGGCAACATCAAAGTGCTGATGGCCACAAACAGACCCGACACTCTGGACCCAGCACTGATGAGGCCTGGCAGGCTGGACAGGAAGATAGAGTTTAGCCTGCCTGATCTTGAGGTGAGAACTCTTATTTCACTGCCAAATGTGTTCTGATAGCAGAGCATTTCTTACATTAGGCCATCATTGTCTGGAAGTTTATGAGAATCAGCAAATGCAGCACTCTTAAATTATGTGAAACTACATGGAAGTATGGGGGATTAAAGATGTACCAAAGGTTTTTCCACACTGCATGGATTCCATCCTGGCCGAGAAGCCATGGTAAGCAGCTGTAATCACTGTATGTTCCTGCctcaacagagaaaaaaatcctttaaccAGATCCACAGTTTAGTTCAGAAGCTGGAATTAGTTTTGTTTGGCTCTTCTGAGAGAGATTTTTTGAGGTACTTCTATAATGAAAGCcctttttaaagttattttcttaCTTTAAGTAAGTGTTACTAAGTGTCATGGACACTTAGACATTCCAGTCCAGACATGGGAAAACCATAGTTGGGCAGCAAATACAAGATGTATTTTCTATTTGCCTGTGCTGTGGAGGCAGACAGCTGCAGGCTGGATTCATCACCTCTTTCATGACATGAACACCTCTGTCCTCCTCCCTTTCCTTCAGGGGCGAACTCACATCTTCAAGATCCACGCTCGTTCGATGAGTGTGGAGAGGGACATCAGATTTGAGCTGCTGGCTCGGCTGTGTCCCAACAGCACAGGTAAGctgaatgtatttatttctttccttagTTCAGTGTGTGCTCCGTGTCCCCTGGCAGTCGGTGCTGAGTTGTTTATCCCTGTCTCTCCCAGGCGCTGAGATCCGCAGTGTCTGCACGGAGGCAGGAATGTTCGCTATCCGAGCGCGCCGGAAAATCGCCACCGAGAAGGACTTCCTGGAGGCAGTGAACAAAGTCATCAAATCGTACGCGAAGTTCAGCGCTACCCCCCGCTACATGACCTACAACTAATACCTGGGAAGATTCTTCCTGTTCCCCCGAAACTTTCTGTGGAACAGAAATCCAAGTGTAGTGATTCGTGTTTTGTTCTTGGAAGCTAGAAATAAATGGAGTGTTCAAACAGTAGGTGTGTGTTCACTGTGAGTATTTTACTCCTGTGGATTGTTGCTGCTGTTGGGAAAAGATCTCAGTGAAGTTACAGCAGCATGGCCTAAGCCACAGATAATTTTAAATCAGATACCTGGGCAATGTCAGACATCACAAGTTCAGATGTCTGGTCACCATCTACACCCCAGAACTTGAATCTGAGCCATAGAGGTGCTAGAAGACCCCTGAGTGACTCCAGTGTTTCTGGGTGTGCTGACAAGTGCTTGTGTGTCCCAAGAAAACAGGagctgccatgggcaggcacTTGTGGTGGTCTGAGTCACTGCCCAGCTAAGGGAAAACATGAAGggacattttttccctcccttggTGAATGCTCTGGTACTATCACAACTTGGCTTTTTTATCTTCAGTGGTTTTTCTATCCCTTTTGCTGAGATTCTTTGTTGTGTCTTACAAAATATTAAATGGGtcaaggaggaggaaggtgatTTCTTAGTGCTAAGGGACGGAAAATTCCTTTTCCTTGCTCCTGCTGTGAAGTTTGACATCAGTCTGGTAGTGAGCACTTTGATACATTGTATGACTTGTCTGAGATGCTACTGCTGCACACAGGATAACCATGACAGGGTCCTGGTGCTCCGTGGCTGAGCGGTGGCTGGGAGTTGTTGGCCACAGGCAGCCTTGAAAGGTTAATCCTCATTCATCTGACATGTTCCTGTAGAGCTGGGTGtgctcaagaaaaaaaaaaaaaaaaaacaaaacagccttccttttccttttctttcccgTGTTGCATTAAAGCAGCTTCAGGGGAAGAGCTGGAAGCGGTTAAAGAAAtacctgagggaaaaaaaatgcttttgggAGCTGCTTTGTCTAGGAAGTGGGAGTTTTATTGACAGTTGTATCAAAATGAGACCCGTCAATTTATCAAGCTTAAATTATGAAGCcacttctattttatttttgaaataggAAGTGTGTGCAATAGGGAGGGCATGCAGCCAGGGGCTGGGTTAGGGTTCTGATTGGTGTCAGTATCTTTTGATATGGAAACTTGGGCAAATTCAATACTTGGCTGTCATTTCTCAATACTTGGCTGTCATTTCAGGAAGACCATTTTAGGGAGGGATGCAAGTTTATTGGTGGGACAGaatgtttctcattttcagatagcagcactgcagcatctcTATTTACCAGGAGCAGCAGTTGAAATCAAGTGTAGCTTTTACTTGAGAAGGGTAAGTGAAGCATGGAGAAAGAGTTTGGATCTTACCAGGTATTCTGAATTATCATGAGTGCTCTTgcaaaaaaaggaggggaaaggaaCATGACCCTGCTTATAAGGAGGTACTGAGCCAGATTTAGGCCATACAGTGCCATCTGCTGTGGTGGGGCTTCAGCAGCAGGCGCGAggctcccctgtccctgcagagaaacTGCAGCCCTGTTACAAGGTCAAAGGACCTGGGGTTGTTTATTCTGGCACTGACAAGCCTAAGATAGGATTTCAGATAGTGGTCTGTTAATTGGTGCAGGGAAGAAGAAGTGGGTTCCCTTTTTAGGGGctggctcaggctgccaggGGGAAGCAGTGCTTCAGCTAGTGGCAGCAAAATACAGGAAGAGATGAGCAAAAGCTGCTGAAAATTTTGTTCTATGGGATGAGTtaccagcactgctggggggTTGCAGGAGCACTTGTTCTGCGTGGTCTGGGATGTGGGACTTTCTTGGGCAAAGGTTTTCAGTCCAGCAtttcagcagctccctgggaagtGCATCTGCTTCTACCACAGTGGGAGATCCAGCTTTAGTTGTCCCTGTGAGGCCTGAAATGGAGAGGTTTCATGGGGGTGACAGGAGTGAGGAGCAGgaaccagcacagcagggaagaCCTGCCTGGAGGTGGAAACCTCTCTTGTTCCCTCCCTTGGCATCAGACACTTGTATCTGGGGTTCTCAGCCTGTCCCTCATACAGAGTCTCACCAagacaaagtggaaaattttgaCAAGTGACATCACTTTATTTTGGAAGTTGACAGGATTTAAATGTGAACTCAAGAGACTAGAGAGTTAAAAACTGAAGCTGCAACAAGTAGAAAAATATACTGTAAGTAGATACAAAGGCTTGTTGAACTAGTTAACATTATAAAATTTACCAAAAGTTGTTTAAATAAGCACACACAATGTCTTCATATGCATGCACTTCATCCTTTGAACTCCAACTAAGCAGCAATTTCTGATGCAGAAAGCTTCCCATCCTTATGGGCAGGGGAGTCTGAGGAAGTAAAGTATCTTCCCCAACTTCCCTGGTCCCTGGAAACAGTTTACCTGAAGCAAGCCCTAAATGTAACAGagcctgaaataaaatattgcatTCTGTGACCAGAGGTGAGGAAGGTGTCTGAATTCCTTATGCACAGGACCTGTGATTTGAGGGTACTGAGCAAAAAATGTCACTGATGCCCCCCTTCCCCTGTGCGGTCAAAATAACCTACAGAGAAACACTTTCAGGTTCCTGCCTCTGCTGAGCTTCACACTGACTGTTGTGAGGGAAACAGGGGCATTGAAGATTTCTTTTGCATGATTTCCACGGTTTTCACCTCACACCTGGAGTGAGGCAGTACTGCAGTGGCCAGGCTgacaacagaaaaagaaaccccacgctactgtttcttttaaaaacccaaacatataCCATTTTTGAGTTGTATTGAACACTATTACTCAAAGCACTTAAAAGCTGTGGCAGAAGCAGCACTACTGGGAGGAAGATGGGCAACAGAAAagtacctttttttctttttttggacCATTGAGACTTCAGACCTTGCTTAAATTTTCATTCCAGCTTAAGAGACTGCATACAGGGCATCAGTTCTTAACTTAAATAGGCTTAATTCCTGTCTTAAACCAGTTTTGTCTTCAAACTTTGAAGCTAAATTAAGTttagcttaaaatcagctgtgTTCTTTTCTAGAAAGCCTAACCAAGTTTTGTCAGTGAAAGTACCATACTGATAACGTAATAATCAAACAGTGAGTTTCTGACTTGAAGTTCACTTAGAGCAGAAATGAAGAATTGGGTATAGCTGAGACAGGttaggtatttaaaaaaaaataactctaCCATCCAGGtttaaaaacagcagcagctaaaTGCCATCAGTATGAATTCATTAATTCAGCTGGTAGAGTATTATAAATTGTATGAATCTGTTGTATGCAGATGTTGACATCAGGCTTTAAAAGTAATCTAAGAAAGTTATTTAAAGACACTGGTACAGTGTATTGCACTTGCAGAACAGTTACCTCCTGCAAGATCCCACTTGCAGTGAGTTAAAGTGCCCATTTTCTCAACAGGAATAGGAATGTCACCTTGTCCACTACATTATGATTGCAGCAGAAtacactgaattttctttttttgcataattttgTGCTTGTGTATTATTGGAAGGCTATACCCtgattgaaggaaaaaaattcaagagcATGAAGGCTTCCATTACCTTATCTACTTTTCCTACAAAAAATAAGCACCACCCCATACCCGTAGATACAAACAGCCTCAGGCTCTCTTCAAACTGTGCAAATTAACTACTCAGAAAGAATCTCCATCAGCATAAATCTGGCTCCCATTCTGCTCAATGCCACTCTTCAAAGGTCGGAGTCAGCCTGTGCAGCAGACCCATCTTTCACTTGGCAAGCAAGGACGGCATCGTGAATACTGTGAAACAGCAACTCTCTTGTTATGCTTTTATCAAAAAAATTCAGTCTTGTCAGCTCATTCATAACGGGGcctacaaaacaaaacccaaacatggCATCAGCACATGCACTTAAGTACAAAGATGGAAGACAATGGCATCCCAGGAAGAAGATGAGAAATTGTTCTTTTACTTGTTGTTactaaaaaaattgaaatagtCAAGTGCATCACATGCTACTTCTACTCCAAGCCTATGCAGACATAGACAGAAGCCTATTCTTGGCAGAAGATGTTACAATCCCAAGTATTGGACATTGAAACATTTCaggcttttttcctcattacATTACCACTACGATTTCAAGATACTAAGTTCAGTGTGGCATTCACAACTCGCCAGCTGAAGAAATGGGAGCGGGATCCAGTCCTCACAAAGCCCGTTTCATCAGTGCTCCACTTTCACTAAAGTTAGGGCTCTAATGCATATGGGCTTGCTTTTCCTCAAATCCAATTTTATGTGAAGTGCTGATACTACTGAGGCACTACTGGCAGCAGGAAGTTcgggagcagagggaaggagatAAAACACAATCTCTCCCATAaagctcacaaaaaaaaaaaaaatctcaactcACCACTACAGCTGGCAATGCAGACACATACACCAACTTCTTTGTATTCTTTTATAATCTACAACAGAGATAAGCTGAAGTTAAATGCAGGTAATACATCATCATACACATCACAGTTCTGGAAGCCAAATACTGTGAAAGCTGCAGAGTACACATTCCCCAGTATTCAGCTAAAACTTACACAATTAAACCTGTGATTAGGTGAGATATGGATTGTTTCTGAGCAGGCAGTTATGTCTCATGCTTATTAGGTATCTGAAAagttttctgtgggtttttctaggaaaaaaacccctacttACTGATTTTAGTGTTTTGGCTCCAACTGAATCCACAAAGTTCACCGGGGTGAAATCCAGAATTAAAGAGTGAATACTTGATTTGGGCTCCACAAAATGTTCATGCTCATCAGGAGACATGTCTTGTACACTGGAATCTGCAAATTTTCCATTCACAGGTAAGTCATCACTTGCTATCTCATGTTTTACACTTGCTTCTACGTCGTTAGTCTGGGAGAGAAGATGAATAAAGCTTAAAGGCAATCAATGCTTTTTCAATGTAAATCCCTTTGCTCCCCTCATCCATGTTCTTTAAGTCTTTAAAAGTTGACAAGCTCCTGGTCACTACAGAAACTGGCTTGACATGCACACACACTTCCATATCTTGTGTATATCAAGGTTTGTTCTCTTATGCCCAGTCTTTTAACAGTCACACAAAAGCAGCTTAAAGCTGTTATCTCAAGTCTGAATTACCCATTTCCTTCAAACACTGACACCTGTTCATCTTTACTGACACATTTTTACTCCATTTCCTTGTCTCATCCCTGGCTGATTCCATCAAGAAATATATATTCAAAATAAAGAACAGCAATTGGGCTCTCAAGTTAGGCCCTGTTTAGATTTCCCATGGTAAAATCACACACCATCTCCCACCATGGTGGTGAATTTAAATATGCATAAAAGTACAAGCATGTCTCAAATAACCCTTCTCAGTGTATCTGGGCCGTGCCAGGATTAGCAGAGGGGATGGCACCTTCTTGTTATGGGAGCTGCTGATTAGAATtcatttattatatattattccTACATTATTATTCCAAGTGTGTGGGGAGGGGCGGAGTCTCTCTGATTTCTGCCAACACCACTGGTGAGACAGCATGACAGCGTGGAGAGTTTCTGTGCTACTCTGTGCTACCTGAATGCAATCAGGGTCCAACACAATTATCCACAATTATCCAGTTAACCACTGATCCTTATACTGTTGCTTCAGCCACCTGTCCCCACTGCACAGCATTTTCTCCCTAAGCAGCACACCTTGTATGAAACACAAGAGTGGTAACACCTGAAAGCAGCCTGTAAGCTGATAAAGCAGAGGTAAATATTTACCGAAGAGCTCACGAGCTTCAGCACAGCTTTCTTTCTGTGCTCATTTGCTGCCTTTATCTCTCTGGCATGGCGCTTCTGGGCTTTTCTCCTTGCTTTTAATAAGGCACCAGGGTCCACTCCAGTCTGTCAGGAGAAGAAAGTATGATCAGAGGAGATTCAGCTTGTTAGGATGGCACTGGAGTATCAATTTGCACTGAATTAACCACTGCCATAAATTTAAACAAGAAGCCTGCATTTTCCAGCTTCCCTTG
This portion of the Anomalospiza imberbis isolate Cuckoo-Finch-1a 21T00152 chromosome 5, ASM3175350v1, whole genome shotgun sequence genome encodes:
- the PSMC2 gene encoding 26S proteasome regulatory subunit 7; translation: MPDYLGADQRKTKEEEKEDKPIRALDEGDIALLKTYGQSTYSRQIKQVEDDIQQLLKKINELTGIKESDTGLAPPALWDLAADKQTLQSEQPLQVARCTKIINADSEDPKYIINVKQFAKFVVDLSDQVAPTDIEEGMRVGVDRNKYQIHIPLPPKIDPTVTMMQVEEKPDVTYSDVGGCKEQIEKLREVVETPLLHPERFVNLGIEPPKGVLLFGPPGTGKTLCARAVANRTDACFIRVIGSELVQKYVGEGARMVRELFEMARTKKACLIFFDEIDAIGGARFDDGAGGDNEVQRTMLELINQLDGFDPRGNIKVLMATNRPDTLDPALMRPGRLDRKIEFSLPDLEGRTHIFKIHARSMSVERDIRFELLARLCPNSTGAEIRSVCTEAGMFAIRARRKIATEKDFLEAVNKVIKSYAKFSATPRYMTYN